The following are encoded in a window of Glandiceps talaboti chromosome 5, keGlaTala1.1, whole genome shotgun sequence genomic DNA:
- the LOC144434960 gene encoding zinc transporter ZIP11-like, translating to MLVGYSPVVQSLLATLFTWGLTAAGSALVFVFRTGKRKVLDGSLGFAAGVMLAASYWSLLAPAIELAEQSGNYGDKGQWAFIPTAIGFGLGAGFVYMADWMLPYLGVSSPNIALALETEEKIHQEEQIDVHYDNSSTIIGVSENGPSSTTQRRRPLNPSEVIDDAEGGFSNKSMSISQRKLSWRRILLLIIAITIHNIPEGLAVGVGFGAIGKTASATFENARNLAIGIGIQNFPEGLAVSLPLRGAGYSTWKSFWYGQLSGMVEPIAGVLGAVAMVVAEPLLPYAMAFAAGAMVYVVVDDIVPESQSGGNGILASWGCIIGFIVMMSLDVGLG from the exons ATGTTGGTGGGTTATAGTCCGGTTGTACAATCTTTGCTAGCTACCCTCTTTACATGGGGTCTAACAGCGGCAGGGTCAGCGTTGGTTTTCGTATTTAGAACGGGAAAG AGGAAAGTACTAGATGGCAGTTTAGGATTTGCAGCAGGA GTAATGCTGGCTGCCTCCTATTGGTCACTTCTAGCACCAGCCATAGAACTAGCTGAACAATCTGGTAACTATGGCGATAAAGGACAGTGGGCTTTCATCCCTACAGCTATTGGGTTTGGTCTTGGTGCTGGGTTTGTCTACATGGCTGACTGGATGTTACCTTACTTG GGTGTGAGTTCACCAAATATTGCACTTGCGTtagaaacagaagaaaaaattCACCAAGAAGAACAAATTGATGTCCATTATGATAATTCATCAACCATAATAG GTGTATCAGAAAATGGACCATCAAGTACAACACAGAGACGTCGACCATTGAATCCTTCTGAAGTTATAGATGACGCTGAAGGAGgattttcaaataaatctatgtcAATCTCACAGAGAAAACTTAGTTGGAGACGAATTCTTTTATTAATAATTGCTATTActatacataatataccag AGGGTTTAGCTGTTGGTGTGGGTTTTGGTGCAATTGGTAAAACAGCTTCAGCTACTTTTGAAAATGCCAG AAATCTTGCTATTGGTATAGGAATTCAAAATTTTCCCGAAGGCCTTGCAGTTAGTCTTCCTTTGCGAGGGGCAGGGTATTCTACATGGAAAAGTTTTTG GTATGGTCAACTAAGTGGGATGGTTGAGCCTATAGCTGGTGTCCTTGGAGCTGTTGCCATGGTAGTAGCTGAGCCATTGCTACCCTATGCTATGGCATTTGCTGCAGGTGCTATGGTATATGTGGTTGTTGATGACATAGTACCAGAGTCACAAAGTGG TGGAAATGGTATTCTTGCATCATGGGGCTGCATAATCGGATTCattgtgatgatgtcattggatGTTGGACTTGGTTGA